From the genome of Fusarium keratoplasticum isolate Fu6.1 chromosome 11, whole genome shotgun sequence, one region includes:
- a CDS encoding Fungal-trans domain-containing protein: MLACQNTLRTRFAAGQLCKAFGVRLVTNPQVVQLAKNAGFDSLFIDLEHSSLSVDDASKLCCAGLSLGTTPFVRVPHQSGNGFVQKVLDGGAMGVIFPHVQSAEEAKAAVAISKYPPMGCRSMTGQLPVFSLKTLPQHQVIRESNTSASTVFVMIENEAAIEKVDEIASVEGVDVLLIGSNDLAIELGVPGEFRSDRFKGALRQVSTACKKHGKVMGLAGIYDQPDIHDWAIHSLGVRFMLCQQDSGLIAGGATKCVAAVANVENAHVTNRDKCFFGHERKIVVSERYLNELKRKAEDDQLGPDSTRANRRLTPSENHEAQATAREDDNDQAEISNDHLKGLRNPLVTSSPSFMTDNKGKRRFLGPSSTWAYSRHAMSMIQAHLGEHSSPDVPMNVDGTAFPLDTASLKDDSSLSTLDNLPSFDYAIYLTNTVKFHVTQTYHLFEESNFNRTLHVIYSQDPPPIDSNRLEYIQYFVVMALGKALLGRAGSSAQPPGNEYFLQAIKMFPDITGLCQDPILSVEICCGLALYLQSIDHRNSAYLYLGLALRVSLSQGLHRDLTGGYLDPTEETRHRSAWWTLYILDRKFASLMGAPSSINDGDISVLLPEGPQATQKSKVVDMHVKLSRLMAKVINTVYATDDRLGSSFLRNTQAILRELAKLGDDLAASPELKPGNSSPVGRVSATLNLCYHQCILLATRPLLICLLRDRLQDKTAGGSPDRHTVEPITALLKTSSESASKSLRILAALQSHDLLEIFLPFDLEQIFSSGFIITLISAIHPFPNAVDESGFDKALNLLDTLIANGNIPARFRREELVRLHEMLLLVSQQEINPEDVGGDVLDPSHSMPHSMSPNQILSIANLLDSYPDLDSIVGVGTEGWLWETDTAAVQHLEPQTGQDVPDIGSPQTEIP, from the exons ATGCTTGCCTGTCAGAACACCCTCAGGACAAGGTTTGCTGCAGGGCAGCTTTGCAAG GCTTTTGGTGTGAGACTGGTCACGAACCCGCAAGTCGTCCAATTGGCCAAGAATGCAGGGTTCGATAGTCTCTTTATCGACCTGGAGCACTCGAGTCTCTCGGTAGACGATGCGAGCAAGCTCTGCTGCGCTGGACTTTCCCTTGGCACAACGCCCTTTGTCCGTGTACCGCATCAAAGCGGTAATGGGTTCGTCCAGAAGGTGCTGGACGGAGGCGCAATGGGTGTCATCTTCCCGCATGTGCAGAGCGCCG AGGAAGCCAAAGCGGCTGTAGCCATTTCGAAATACCCGCCAATGGGCTGCCGGTCAATGACAGGGCAACTGCCcgtcttctctctcaagACTTTACCACAGCACCAAGTCATCCGCGAGAGCAACACTTCTGCATCTACAGTTTTCGTCATGATAGAAAACGAAGCAGCCATCGAAAAGGTCGATGAGATTGCTTCTGTGGAAGGAGTGGatgtcctcctcatcgggTCCAACGACCTGGCCATCGAGCTAGGCGTTCCAGGGGAGTTCCGCAGTGACAGATTCAAGGGAGCACTGAGACAAGTGAGCACAGCCTGTAAGAAGCACGGCAAAGTCATGGGTCTTGCGGGAATCTACGACCAGCCTGATATCCATGACTGGGCTATTCACTCGCTGGGTGTGCGGTTCATGCTTTGCCAGCAAGATTCTGGGTTGATCGCTGGTGGAGCGACAAAGTGTGTGGCGGCAGTTGCAAATGTCGAGAATGCTCATGTGACAAACCGGGATA AATGCTTCTTTGGACACGAGAGGAAGATTGTTGTCTCCGAAAG GTACCTTAATGAATTGAAACGCAAAGCCGAAGATGACCAGCTTGGCCCCGACTCGACACGGGCAAACCGTCGACTGACGCCATCAGAGAATCATGAAGCGCAAG CCACTGCGCGAGAAGATGACAATGACCAAGCCGAGATATCCAACGACCACCTGAAAGGCCTGAGAAACCCTTTGGTCACGAGTTCTCCTAGCTTCATGACGGACAATAAAGGCAAACGAC GCTTCTTGGGcccatcgtcaacatgggcATATAGCCGACATGCAATGAGCATGATTCAGGCACACCTGGGCGAACACTCCTCTCCAGATGTTCCGATGAACGTCGATGGCACTGCTTTTCCATTGGATACAGCTTCATTGAAGGATGATTCCAGTTTGTCGACCTTGGACAATTTGCCTTCGTTTGACTATGCCATTTACTTGACCAACACTGTCAAGTTTCACGTCACTCAAACTTACCACTTGTTTGAGGAATCTAACTTTAATCGGACTCTACATGTCATCTATAGCCAGGACCCTCCGCCAATAGACTCCAACCGACTCGAGTACATACAGTACTTTGTCGTTATGGCTCTGGGCAAGGCCTTGTTGGGGCGCGCTGGATCTAGTGCACAACCACCGGGGAACGAATATTTCTTACAGGCCATCAAAATGTTTCCGGATATAACaggactttgtcaagatCCAATTTTATCTGTTGAGATCTGCTGTGGTCTAGCTCTATACCTTCAGTCGATTGACCACCGAAACAGCGCCTACCTTTAT CTTGGGCTGGCTCTACGCGTCTCTCTAAGTCAAGGCCTTCATCGTGATCTGACAGGGGGCTATCTTGACCCTACTGAAGAAACAAGACATCGAAGTGCCTGGTGGACCCTGTACATTTTGGACAGGAAGTTCGCATCACTGATGGGCGCCCCGAGCTCGATAAACGATGGGGATATTTCAGTTCTTCTACCCGAAGGGCCACAAGCAACCCAAAAGTCTAAAGTAGTCGACATGCATGTCAAGCTCTCACGGCTCATGGCCAAAGTCATCAACA CTGTTTATGCAACTGATGATCGACTGGGATCATCATTCCTTCGAAACACGCAGGCTATTCTTCGTGAACTGGCTAAGCTCGGGGATGATTTGGCTGCATCCCCAGAGCTGAAGCCAGGGAACTCCAGTCCCGTTGGTCGAGTTTCAGCAACACTTAATCTTTGCTATCATCAA TGCATTCTGCTGGCTACACGTCCCCTCCTGATCTGCCTCCTTCGTGACAGACTACAGGATAAGACAGCTGGTGGTAGTCCCGATCGACATACCGTTGAGCCCATCACGGCTCTTCTGAAAACATCGAGTGAATCTGCGAGCAAGTCATTGCGCATATTGGCTGCCTTGCAATCGCATGACCTGTTAG AAATATTTCTTCCCTTTGATCTTGAGCAGATATTCTCGTCAGGTTTCATCATTACACTAATCTCGGCCATACACCCGTTCCCAAACGCCGTGGATGAATCTGGATTTGACAAGGCCTTAAACCTACTCGACACACTCATCGCCAACGGCAATATCCCAGCACGGTTCCGTCGCGAGGAACTTGTTCGTCTACACGAGATGTTGCTCCTTGTTAGCCAGCAAGAGATCAATCCCGAAGACGTAGGAGGCGATGTTTTGGATCCATCGCATTCCATGCCCCATAGCATGTCGCCGAACCAGATATTATCCATTGCCAACTTGTTGGATTCTTATCCAGATCTAGACAGCATAGTAGGCGTAGGAACTGAGGGGTGGTTATGGGAAACAGACACTGCAGCAGTTCAGCATTTGGAACCTCAGACGGGCCAAGATGTCCCAGATATTGGCAGTCCTCAGACCGAAATACCCTGA
- a CDS encoding MFS domain-containing protein, translated as MTNANNTTPPMHDLKNTPPDSSLGGETERDIEESRDPIPDGPPDGGAAAWLVVLGAWCCSFSSPGWINSVGSFQQYYEIGPLKDYSSSTIAWIPSLQIFFLFALGPIVGILFDKYGPRPLIVGGTLLHVFGLMMASLAKTYYQFILSQGVCSAIGVACLYSPACMTTWFSKRRGAAMGIMATGSSVGGVIFPIMISRMIKSTGYPWAMRTAAFLILSLQIIAIITVRPRAKPVPKKMPAGRYAAPFTEIPFVMLLLGIFVLTYGIFIPIDYLAVQAFQEAHVSDEMAQYLVSIFNAASLFGRLVAGYGADIIGRWNMFIIACALSGISEFAVWIPAKHFSIAIGFAIMFGFASGAFIGLSGALPISVSPPAEIGYRLGVLLLAISIPALTMAPIGGAILQNSTNGWLDVKIFGGVMCLAGSAITFVSRLLYTDKKLLKVF; from the exons ATGACCAACGCTAACAACACTACTCCCCCCATGCACGACCTGAAAAACACACCTCCAGATTCCAGTCTTGGTGGCGAGACTGAGAGAGACATCGAAGAGTCTCGAGACCCAATTCCCGATGGGCCCCCCGATGGCGGTGCTGCTGCATGGCTGGTTGTCCTGGGAGCGTGGTGCTGCTCCTTTTCCAGCCCAGGCTGGATCAACA GTGTGGGCAGCTTCCAGCAGTATTACGAGATTGGGCCTTTGAAAGACTACTCCAGCAGCACCATTGCCTGGATCCCGTCGCTCcaaatcttcttcttgttcgcCTTGGGACCCATCGTCGGCATACTCTTTGACAAGTATGGACCGAGACCTCTTATCGTTGGTGGAACACTTCTTCACGTCTTTGGactgatgatggcgtcgtTGGCCAAGACGTACTATCAGTTCATCTTGTCCCAGGGGGTCTGCAGTGCTATCGGTGTTGCGTGTTTATATTCACCTG CTTGCATGACAACCTGGTTCTCCAAGAGACGCGGAGCTGCTATGGGCATCATGGCGACTGGCTCATCAGTCGGCGGCGTCATCTTCCCCATAATGATCAGCCGCATGATCAAGAGCACCGGTTACCCTTGGGCTATGAGAACAGCGGCATTTCTTATCCTTAGCCTCCAAATCATTGCGATCATCACGGTCCGCCCGAGAGCGAAGCCCGTGCCCAAAAAGATGCCCGCTGGTCGCTATGCTGCACCCTTCACAGAGATCCCGTTCGTCATGCTGCTGTTGGGAATCTTTGTCTTGACTTATGGGATATTCATCCCTATCGACTATCTCGCTGTGCAGGCCTTCCAGGAGGCGCATGTGTCAGACGAAATGGCTCAGTACTTGGTGTCCATCTTCAATGCTGCAAG CCTCTTCGGTCGCCTGGTCGCTGGCTATGGCGCTGATATAATCGGAAGATGGAACATGTTCATCATCGCCTGTGCCCTGTCTGGAATCTCTGAGTTCGCTGTTTGGATCCCCGCCAAACACTTCTCTATCGCAATTGGGTTTGCCATCATGTTTGGTTTCGCTTCAGGAGCCTTCATAGGCCTTTCCGGTGCCCTTCCCATCTCGGTGTCCCCTCCAGCTGAGATTGGCTACCGGCTTggcgtcctcctccttgctaTTTCTATCCCAGCCCTCACAATGGCGCCCATTGGTGGTGCCATCCTTCAAAATTCGACTAACGGCTGGCTGGACGTCAAAATCTTTGGAGGTGTCATGTGCCTCGCGGGATCAGCGATCACATTTGTCTCGAGGTTGCTGTACACCGACAAGAAACTTCTCAAGGTGTTTTAA
- a CDS encoding Aminotran-1-2 domain-containing protein, with translation MFKSFQRGPVDPMFILKKKADEDVSPEKADLGVGIYRNEAGLYSELDSVKQAKLALAQNDPGHDYELTTGNAQFLGKAAALLFGKDCQKLKSGQIASVQTISGTGANHIAALALSQCVSPRPQVFVGVPAWGNYKPMFELVGMQVTEYSYYDPKDRTVDFSSIIQAARTAPPRSVFILQGCCHNPTGADPTKAQWDELASVLEENRHFIFLDIAYQGLGDGMEEDAYAVRLFAKSNVDMFVCQSFSKNFALYGERCGVLHAVCADAKTASDVHDRLRCLIRWEFSSSPAYGSRLVDIVLGSDQRTEAWETELSDMRQRLKGLRKQLHSYLTQDLKTPGNWEHILKETGLFSYLDLTPTQCKALVDRHHIYLPSSGRINISGLNKENIERVAKAIDQVVSGDVKANL, from the exons ATGTTCAAGTCATTTCAGAGGGGTCCTGTGGACCCAATGTTCattctcaagaagaaggccgacgaggatgtATCCCCAGAAAAGGCAGATCTCGGTGTCGGCATCTACCGCAATGAAGCAGGTCTCTACAGCGAGCTGGACTCGGTTAAACAA GCCAAGCTAGCATTGGCACAGAACGATCCAGGCCATGAT TATGAGCTGACTACCGGCAACGCCCAATTTCTGGGAAAGGCTGCGGCTCTCTTGTTCGGGAAAGATTGCCAAAAGCTGAAGTCGGGTCAA ATCGCATCCGTGCAGACAATATCTGGCACAGGAGCGAATCATATTGCTGCCTTAGCCCTTAGCCAATGTGTCTCGCCTCGACCCCAGGTCTTTGTCGGTGTCCCAGCCTGGGGAAACTACAAGCCCATGTTCGAGCTGGTTGGGATGCAAGTCACCGAGTATTCCTACTACGACCCCAAGGACCGAACCGTCGACTTCAGCTCCATCATCCAGGCCGCCCGTAccgctcctcctcgaagcgtcttcatcctccaaggctgctgccacAATCCCACGGGCGCCGATCCTACAAAAGCACAATGGGACGAGCTTGCCTCGGTCCTCGAAGAGAACAGACACTTCATCTTCCTAGACATCGCCTACCAAGGCCTGGGCGATGGCATGGAGGAAGATGCTTATGCTGTGCGTCTATTCGCAAAGTCCAACGTCGACATGTTTGTCTGCCaatccttctccaagaactTTGCGTTGTACGGTGAGCGATGCGGAGTTCTCCACGCCGTCTGTGCCGACGCAAAGACTGCATCCGACGTCCACGATCGTCTTCGTTGCCTGATCAGATGGGAATTCTCCTCTTCGCCAGCCTACGGAAGTCGACTGGTCGACATTGTGCTTGGATCTGATCAGCGCACTGAAGCATG GGAAACTGAGCTATCCGACATGCGCCAGAGATTGAAGGGCTTGCGGAAGCAACTGCACAGTTACTTGACACAAGATTTGAAG ACTCCAGGAAATTGGGAGCACATCCTGAAGGAAACTGGGCTCTTCTC ATACCTCGACCTTACGCCGACCCAGTGCAAAGCGTTGGTCGATCGCCACCACATCTACCTCCCATCGAGCGGTCGAATCAATATTTCAGGACTTAACAAGGAGAACATTGAGAGGGTAGCCAAGGCCATTGATCAGGTTGTTAGTGGAGACGTCAAGGCAAACCTGTAG
- a CDS encoding Fungal-trans domain-containing protein, producing MGLPDGSPVLLRPHPGRRREKPQLSCNSCRQRKRKCDRQRPCSHCIKRHLESTCTYTDSSSPSSESRQLHADPSATYDSTVIHPTEFLKRYNAFWEDPIAASVSWLGLLYSIFCLTTQVQSQESCLSRAPETSSCPLPSTEMPRILVYREKVVQCLIQAQFAKGGPDIMETLVHYIVIENNLNKDSNIGVWLLMGNIVQIAIRMGYHRDPRHFKSLSPYQGEMRRRMWAMIYSLDTGFATQMGLPSSIKHSLSDTAPPRNLQNSDFEACSTELPPARPIDELTSSTVIITKFHVAVCMGVVSDMVSSPHALTPEDILAANGKLETTYSSLPRPCQFRPMSESLLDPPSVVSQASSMAIPQRRGYTDLLTCSSSGQRINFYMHYQRARILINWKFLGTSQEPTDSDQSWSVVIEAALEILRLQHLMGEESEVLDASRPTGIPDSCFMNNGYFLAASVACFIVQHRKDKLSPQDLTEVRSLLERSLAIWSSTNDLSREASKVVMALRVVLGKPEELGPQVREVPDAYGRSEIPFSSFTSFFDDLPLMMADADNTGFPSLMDYWPQGDGSM from the exons ATGGGACTCCCCGACGGATCCCCAGTTCTCCTCCGCCCGCATCCGGGTCGCCGCCGGGAGAAGCCACAGCTCTCTTGCAATTCCTGCCGCCAGCGAAA GCGAAAGTGTGACCGCCAAAGGCCTTGTTCTCATTGTATA AAACGACATCTCGAGTCCACATGCACTTACACCGattcctcatcgccatcttccgAGTCTAGACAGCTCCACGCCGATCCCTCTGCCACCTATGATAGCA CTGTGATACACCCGACGGAGTTCTTGAAGAGG TATAACGCTTTCTGGGAAGACCCTATTGCGGCCTCTGTCTCCTGGCTTGGCCTCTTGTACAGTATCTTCTGCCTCACTACACAAGTTCAGAGCCAGGAGAGCTGCCTTTCGAGAGCCCCGGAAACCTCTTCATGCCCCCTGCCATCCACAGAGATGCCGAGGATACTCGTCTACCGAGAAAAGGTCGTGCAGTGCCTTATACAAGCTCAGTTTGCCAAAGGAGGTCCGGATATCATGGAAACCCTTGTTCACTACATCGTTATCGAGAACAACCTGAACAAAGACTCCAACATTGGGGTATGGCTCTTGATGGGTAACATTGTTCAAATAG CCATTCGCATGGGTTACCATAGAGACCCCCGGCACTTTAAGTCCTTATCTCCATACCAAGGAGAGATGAGACGCCGGATGTGGGCTATGATCTACTCGCTCGACACAGGATTCGCAACCCAAATGGGCCTTCCGAGTAGCATCAAGCACTCGCTCAGCGACACCGCGCCACCTCGAAACCTACAGAACAGTGACTTTGAAGCCTGCTCGACTGAACTGCCGCCGGCGAGACCTATCGACGAGCTTACCTCGAGCACAGTGATTATTACCAAGTTTCATGTCGCCGTCTGTATGGGTGTTGTATCGGACATGGTCTCCAGTCCTCACGCGCTTACTCCCGAGGATATTCTGGCGGCAAATGGGAAACTAGAAACGACATATTCAAGCCTTCCTAGACCATGCCAATTTCGTCCCATGTCCGAGTCACTACTGGACCCTCCAAGCGTCGTATCTCAGGCAAGTAGCATGGCTATTCCTCAAAGGAGAGGGTACACGGACCTGCTGACATGTTCTTCCTCCGGGCAGAGAATCAACTTTTACATGcactaccagagagccagAATTCTTATCAACTGGAAGTTTCTTGGTACATCCCAAGAACCGACTGACAGCGACCAGTCCTGGAGTGTCGTCATCGAGGCAGCCTTGGAGATCCTACGGCTGCAACACCTCATGGGGGAAGAGTCCGAGGTCTTGGACGCATCCAGGCCTACTGGCATTCCCGACTCTTGTTTCATGAACAACGGATACTTTTTAGCGGCTAGCGTCGCATGCTTTATCGTCCAGCATCGCAAAGACAAACTATCGCCTCAAGATTTGACCGAAGTACGGAGCCTACTGGAAAGAAGCCTGGCCATCTGGAGTAGCACAAACGACTTATCCAGAGAAGCAAGCAAAGTAGTCATGGCTCTGAGAGTCGTGCTAGGAAAGCCGGAAGAGCTTGGGCCTCAAGTGAGAGAAG TACCTGATGCGTATGGCAGAAGTGAAATTCCGTTTTCTAGTTTCACTTCGTTCTTTGATGACCTTCCTTTGATGATGGCAGACGCTGACAATACGGGTTTTCCCTCACTGATGGATTATTGGCCACAAGGAGATGGGAGTATGTAG
- a CDS encoding Zn(2)-C6 fungal-type domain-containing protein, which produces MNEHQVEEYQREEAIFNGLLVDLDGTLIDSTEAAVKHWADVGKKINVDPTVILEMSHGRRSLDVLQVVAPDFATWDFVRSIECVIPVNHGYLAKEIPGAVDFLSALAAHSVPWALVTSSTLPLVQQWRETRKLPLPTALELLVTAESVENGKPDPAAYVLGRERLGMVDEQFDMLVIEDSPAGIAAGKAAGCKVIGLLTSHTYEQITSSGPDWILQDLRSLKILRNMNGKVVVEMFLNSTFKRQPDGSGHVPMTATFRVSTANDFLPNSQLIRSNRSRLSSKACRMCRARKVKCHLGDNSSEHSCRACRQANMECVWDTTDGRKRRKLRAGHEQVAGSSTEAHPPRAGGSPIEHLPSQVDAETGPANQLILPDLENDPLRLYGIGDPANSFDRGHSLMPVPWPQAGISDMDNEGLGTMAMSPAWPAVEDYLLNLDAVTCPSDHNDSASIAIPAAKARPKQIRLRIFRRYGPTAVAPGLKRLSVAVGARHDSSSGPLLQDLGEADMPISTQQTPSSVTSSGCRSDVVPDCFYGLPSNTVYRALDIFFQTFGGHFPFLNKHILTSHVRSRQASKFLISSVLALTARFCPANMFQLTTDSDSEWRTETQFLKAAKEQLMCLLAVPAPDVVAGLIVLSWAEFGSNSGEGGLWMFSGMAIRMTQDLGLHRSDTTDLDPRVAFYDHAPPSPKGIRVPTNQQSTLHQQKSRLVMFWSVFTLDVYVSLLMGRPPTIRRAEIEVPLPTSDDMKPVHLDFDGSHKMCHFIFPAMARSMYVFSEAVELFNLNKDAESTCPLEKIDDLEKKVAQCHKQLDAILLFSTDNYRKSLSDGQGGLFLMLHLYFYTFVTLLSTRRSQPLIAHERSKRSARVSCHKILQTLVTAEAIDDKGYTATPFMAYSIFVAASTLLEDMEVDTRGAGNFITAVGFADIDFLSQKLHEISRFFHGLNATIDAIDLKRRGRGPGSSNSTEDGEDAEHHSVLELQDAGIINRYTIPTTTNEGNSSL; this is translated from the exons ATGAACGAGCATCAAGTTGAAGAATACCAAAGAGAGGAGGCCATTTTTAACGGGcttctcgtcgacctggACGGGACGCTCATCGACTCAACAGAAGCCGCCGTCAAGCATTGGGCAGA TGTAGGGAAGAAGATCAACGTCGATCCAACAGTTATCCTCGAGATGTCGCATGGCCGTCGGAGCCTCGATGTGCTGCAAGTCGTTGCACCAGATTTCGCTACCTGGGACT TCGTAAGGTCCATTGAATGCGTGATTCCGGTCAATCACGGTtacctggccaaggagattccAGGTGCTGTCGACTTTCTTTCCGCTCTCGCTGCGCATTCCGTGCCCTGGGCTCTTGTGACGTCGAGCACCCTACCACTCGTACAACAATGGCGGGAAACGCGGAAGCTACCACTGCCGACGGCGCTAGAACTCCTCGTCACGGCAGAGTCTGTGGAGAACGGCAAGCCAGATCCTGCTGCTTATGTGCTAGGGCGTGAAAGGCTCGGCATGGTTGATGAACAGTTTGACATGCTTGTCATTGAAGATAGCCCCGCGGGCATTGCGGCCGGCAAGGCAGCGGGCTGCAAGGTTATCGGCTTACTAACTAGCCATACGTATGAGCAGATTACGTCGTCGGGGCCTGACTGGATCTTGCAGGATCTGCGGTCGCTGAAGATCTTGCGAAATATGAATGGGAAAGTGGTAGTTGAGATGTTCCTT AACTCCACCTTCAAAAGGCAGCCCGACGGCAGCGGCCATGTCCCAATGACGGCGACTTTCCGCGTCAGCACGGCCAACGATTTCCTCCCCAACTCCCAGCTCATCCGTTCCAATCGAAGTCGCCTCTCGTCCAAGGCCTGCCGCATGTGCCGGGCGCGAAAGGTTAAATGCCATCTAGGCGACAACTCTAGTGAACACTCCTGTCGTGCGTGTAGGCAAGCCAACATGGAATGTGTCTGGGACACGACAGACGGGCGGAAGCGACGTAAGCTGCGTGCTGGACATGAGCAGGTGGCGGGCAGTAGCACTGAAGCGCATCCACCTCGGGCTGGCGGATCCCCGATAGAGCATTTGCCATCACAGGTGGACGCAGAGACGGGGCCTGCGAATCAGCTTATCTTGCCAGATCTTGAAAACGATCCCCTACGTTTGTATGGGATTGGCGACCCTGCAAATTCGTTCGACCGCGGCCATTCTCTAATGCCAGTGCCGTGGCCCCAAGCAGGAATTTCAGACATGGACAATGAAGGCCTAGGGACCATGGCCATGTCGCCAGCCTGGCCTGCTGTTGAAGACTATCTTCTGAATCTCGACGCCGTCACTTGCCCAAGTGATCATAACGATTCAGCCTCGATTGCAATCCCCGCCGCAAAGGCGCGACCAAAACAAATTCGTCTCCGCATATTCCGACGGTACGGCCCAACGGCGGTGGCTCCTGGCCTGAAGCGACTCTCCGTCGCTGTGGGAGCGCGTCATGATAGCAGTTCAGGGCCACTATTGCAAGACCTGGGTGAAGCAGATATGCCCATTAGCACGCAACAAACGCCATCTTCCGTCACTTCTTCGGGCTGTCGATCTGATGTGGTGCCAGATTGCTTCTACGGACTGCCTTCCAATACGGTATATCGGGCCCTCGATATCTTCTTCCAGACCTTTGGCGGCCATTTTCCTTTTCTCAACAAACATATCCTTACAAGCCATGTCCGTTCCAGGCAGGCATCCAAGTTCCTCATTAGCTCCGTCTTGGCCCTGACGGCTCGCTTTTGCCCAGCCAACATGTTTCAGTTGACGACAGACAGCGATTCGGAGTGGCGGACAGAGACACAGTTCCTTAAAGCCGCCAAGGAACAACTCATGTGTCTCTTGGCGGTCCCTGCACCCGACGTGGTTGCTGGGCTCATCGTCCTTTCCTGGGCAGAATTCGGAAGCAACAGTGGCGAAGGAGGCTTGTGGATGTTCTCAGGCATGGCCATCCGCATGACCCAGGACCTCGGCCTTCATCGCTCTGACACGACCGACCTCGATCCGCGAGTGGCTTTCTATGATCACGCTCCGCCCAGTCCGAAGGGCATTCGCGTTCCCACTAACCAACAGTCTactcttcatcaacaaaAGTCAAGACTTGTCATGTTTTGGTCTGTCTTCACCTTGGACGTCTATGTCTCCTTGCTTATGGGACGTCCACCCACCATCAGACGTGCCGAGATCGAGGTACCGCTCCCGACCTCGGACGACATGAAGCCGGTCCACCTCGACTTTGACGGTTCTCACAAGATGTGTCACTTCATATTTCCTGCAATGGCACGTTCCATGTACGTCTTTTCTGAAGCTGTCGagctatttaacttaaaCAAGGACGCCGAATCCACTTGCCCCCTTGAAAAAATCGACGAccttgagaagaaggtggcACAATGCCACAAGCAGCTCGACGCtattcttctcttcagcaCGGATAACTACAGGAAGTCTTTGAGTGATGGACAGGGCGGCCTCTTTTTGATGCTCCACCTCTACTTCTACACCTTTGTCACACTCTTATCAACCAGAAGATCTCAACCACTTATTGCGCATGAGAGGAGCAAGAGATCTGCTCGGGTTTCTTGCCACAAGATTTTGCAGACTCTGGTGACTGCTGAAGCCATCGACGATAAGGGGTACACGGCGACTCCCTTCATGGCATATAGCATCTTTGTCGCAGCGTCCACGTTGCTGGAAGACATGGAGGTCGACACCAGAGGAGCTGGCAATTTCATCACTGCAGTCGGTTTTGCCGATATCGATTTTCTCAGCCAGAAGCTCCACGAGATTTCTCGCTTCTTTCACGGTTTGAACGCAACCATCGATGCTATCGACCTGAAGAGGCGAGGTCGGGGACccggcagcagcaacagcacGGAGGACGGGGAAGATGCAGAACATCACTCCGTTCTCGAGCTTCAAGACGCGGGTATCATCAACAGGTACACAATTCCTACGACTACTAACGAAGGAAACTCGAGCCTTTGA